The genomic segment AGGTGCAATAAAAGCAGCAGTTTCCGTTGGAGAGGAAGTTGATGTAATAGAAGCTGGAACCGTATGTTTATTACAAGTTGGAAGCGAATTAGTGGAAGTATTGAGAAACCTATTTCCTGAAAAAATAATAGTGGCAGATACAAAATGTGCGGATGCAGGAGGAACAGTTGCCAAAAACAATGCAGTTCGTGGAGCAGACTGGATGACTTGTATATGCTGTGCAACAATTCCGACAATGAAAGCAGCTTTAAAAGCTATAAAGGAAGTGCGTGGTGAACGTGGTGAAATTCAGGTGGAACTGTATGGTGACTGGACTTATGAACAGGCTCAGCTTTGGTTGGATGCAGGAATTAATCAGGCTATTTACCATCAAAGCAGAGATGCCTTGCTGGCTGGGGAAACTTGGGGAGAAAAGGACTTGAACAAAGTCAAAAAATTAATTGAAATGGGATTTAAAGTTTCTGTCACAGGAGGATTAAATACAGATACACTAAAATTATTTGAAGGTGTGGATGTGTTTACATTTATTGCAGGACGTGGAATTACAGAAGCAGATGATCCGGCAGCAGCGGCAAGAGCATTTAAAGCAGAAATTGATAAATATTGGAAATAATCTTGAACAATTTTAAAATTAAACATTTTTTACCCTTGAGTATTCATTTTATAAATTTTATACAGAAATAGTTAATCTGGATACTTAAGGGACAACTTCTTAAAAATTATTAAACAATTTTGGTATAATTAATGAAATAGGGGAATAATATGAGAGATTTAAATAAATTAAATTTAGGAATATATGAAAAGGCTCTTCCTAAGGATATTGACTGGGTGAAAAGAATAAGGCTGGTTAAGGAATGTGGTTATGATTTTGTAGAAATTTCGATTGATGAAACAGATGAAAGGCTTGCAAGACTGGACTGGACTAATGATGAAATAAACAGGATTCATAAGGCGTTAATAGATACAGGAGTTAGAATTCCGTCAATGTGCTTTAGTGGACATAGAAGATTTCCAATGGGAAGCATGGATGAAAAAACTAGGGAAAAAGCTATGGAGCTTATGCAAAAGGCAATAATCTTTGCAGATAAAATGGGAATTAGAACGATTCAGATGGCTGGATATGATGTTTATTACGAAGAAGGCAGCGAGCAGACTAAAAAATATTTTACTGAAAATTTGAAAAAAGCAGTAGAATGGGCTTCTTCATATAATGTAACATTATCAATAGAAATTATGGATCATCCATTTATAAATTCAATTACAAAATATA from the Leptotrichia trevisanii DSM 22070 genome contains:
- a CDS encoding L-ribulose-5-phosphate 3-epimerase, coding for MRDLNKLNLGIYEKALPKDIDWVKRIRLVKECGYDFVEISIDETDERLARLDWTNDEINRIHKALIDTGVRIPSMCFSGHRRFPMGSMDEKTREKAMELMQKAIIFADKMGIRTIQMAGYDVYYEEGSEQTKKYFTENLKKAVEWASSYNVTLSIEIMDHPFINSITKYMEYANIIKSPWLKVYPDVGNLTAWPENDTLKELELGIKNGEITGIHLKDTLAVTDTFKGKFKEVPFGEGCVDFPKVFKKLKELNYKGPFLIEMWTEKSDNPIEEVKKAKQWMLDKMKEGGFI
- a CDS encoding 3-keto-L-gulonate-6-phosphate decarboxylase UlaD, with product MAKPLLQVALDHSDLKGAIKAAVSVGEEVDVIEAGTVCLLQVGSELVEVLRNLFPEKIIVADTKCADAGGTVAKNNAVRGADWMTCICCATIPTMKAALKAIKEVRGERGEIQVELYGDWTYEQAQLWLDAGINQAIYHQSRDALLAGETWGEKDLNKVKKLIEMGFKVSVTGGLNTDTLKLFEGVDVFTFIAGRGITEADDPAAAARAFKAEIDKYWK